The stretch of DNA TCGGGTGGAGAGGAATCAACAAGGACGGCTAGTTTTTAGGGGGCTATGGGCTGCGCCGGAGTCGGCTCTGAGAGGGCTCCGGGCCCAGATTAGTCTCGAAAAGGGTCCCTGCCCCGGATTGGTGGGTCTTGGGACCTTCCAGTGGCGACGAAATCCGCTGCTACTGCACAATCACTTGTTGCTGGCGAGCTCAATAGACCCCTAAGTTTGTAGCCATGCAGCTGTCATGTGTGAGGTTAAAAAACACGAGCTGGAGAGGAGGGAGTTGTAGATGGGCGTGGGGAGGCGACGGAGACGGAGGAGTTGGTTCGAGTCCCGCGAAGTCACTCCTGGAAACGTCTCCAAGCGCCACGTCAACAGATCGAGGACAGTGCATCTCAAAACGGCTGCTTTCTTGCGGCTGTGGATGTGTCGCCGCTCCGAAGTTCAAGCAGTGCAACCCAACCCCAGTTAGTTTGTACTTGTGAGAAGCACTACAAGTGCATCCTGTAGCTTCACGTCAGCCGGGGATGGGTCGTATCCTATCGTATGTACCCGAACCGTATCAACTCTTGCGTGGCCAACTCCGGGCGGAGATAGTGCAGCAGCCGAACCACTAGTCGATGCTGCGTTCGTTCGCAATCGGCGCTCAAAGTCATACCGACAAGTAGTACATCTTGTCGAATCACCTGTCTTCTGGCACTCCAGCTGTTTGTCACCTGACTGGCTCAACACAAGACTCCGTCTCTGAACCCACAACTCGGCCTCCCCACAAGTGCTCCACAAGTGCTCCACAAGTGATTCACTCACCCCATTATCTCATAAATCTCCGCCATAGCTCGCTTCTGATTGCCGTCCCCGCTTATCGGAGCTAGCTACAACTAGTCTCCGGGGCTCTCTGCTCAGTCAGAATCTCCAAACACAATACGTAACGTCACACGTCACTGGTAGCCAGTCCTGAACCGGCCTTGACCCAACAATATTCTGTCACGAGATCACACCAAATGAGAGACCCCGACTGGACCAGACACAAAGCTGAAGCTCCACCCTTCGGCACCTGGGCCCCTCCgcctcctccccctcttATTGCACCTTCCAAATGGGTCACTAGCTGCTAATTCACACGCCCCTAACCatgcttcttttttctgtctTTCTAGTTTCTTGGCTTGGGTTTTGCGTGCGGGcttgtgtgtatgtgtgtggGAGTGTGTGCGGGAGTGTCGTCAAATTAACGTTTCAACTACAAATAAGGTTTCATCACCGCCATTATCATGCTTTTTATAATCACTGGGTACCTCCTCGACCGGCCAAATCTGGGGACGACACGACGCGGACGACTTGCAAAAGGTCGCAACAATTCGGATAAATTCGGAAAACCGCCGGAAAAAACACAGTAAAACCGACCCGCTACGACACGCCCTCTATGAGCTCGCCACCGCGCCCCAAACCCAAGACAAGCCGCGCCCGACCGCTTGTGCGGTCCAAAACAGGCTGTCTGACATGCCGAAAACGAAAGAAAAAATGCGACGAGAACCACCCCATCTGCAAGGGTTGCCAGCGTAACCAGCTCGAGTGCGTCTGGGCCGTACCCAGCACATCGATTCCGGCCGTCAGCTACAAGCCGCTGGAGATGGACCTGGCGGAAcaacaacagacacaaccCTCGATACGACACGGAGAACTTCCCCATGAAACTGTCCCATGGGGCAGcccacctcctcaacaacagcaccatcatcaacagcatcagcaacatcatcatcaacatcatcagcaacaacaacaacaacaacaacatctacatcagcagcagcagcaacaacaacagcatcagcagcagcatcaacagcatcagcagcatcagcaacaacagGAAATCTTTCCACAGAACATTCAAATGCCGACATACATTTCTGACCCGGACAAACAAGAAGAAATGGACTCAAACAACGACCAAGACTCGCCACCAACCCTACAATCGACGCCGCTGCAGTCCATTTTGAccatgtcacgtgatccaaCGTCGGACATTACACGTGACATGTCCAAGCTGCTTAACTCCGCTTCTTCAGACACCTTCTATGGCTTCATGAAGTCGCATGAGAAACGCTTTCTGGAAGCAGTCATGCAGTTCAATCTCACAGAGTCGCCGTATTCCAACTATGCTTTTCAATTTGCAGGTCTGGATCTGCAGCCCGACACAGTGAAGCTGTATGATCGGTTTCTAACCCGCTTTGTGCCCGTCATCACTCCTCCCCATAGCCATCCGGATCTTTCGTCCTGGGCAGTTTTAATTCCGCTAGTGTTCAAATCTCCGGAGATTTTGCAGCTCTCGTTCGCCTGCGGAGCTCTGGATTTGGCCTGGCATGATCCAGATATGATGAAGACGGTCCAGAAGCACTATCTGGCGGCAATTCGAGCCCTGCGAAACAAAATTGCGTCTCGCGAAGTCAACGGCAGTGAAGACTGGCTGTTTTCAATCGTCCAGCTGCTGACCACGTTTGAAAAGCATTTCGGAAGCCCAACTTCGGCGGTTGTACGTCATCTCAGTGGAGCTCAACGAGTTCTCAGAGAACGCCAGCTCAAACGGGTCTACGATGGAGGCGAAATCTTTGCGCTCAACAAAAACGACCGTGTTCTGATGGAAGCGTTCCTCTACAACTACTCTGTGGCCATTCTCTTTTGCAAGAAAAGCGATCTGGTTTACCTGAGTCCTCCCTCGGTGTTTGACGAGTTCAGACCGTACCTTCAGGTGGCTCTTTACGAGACCCAAGTGTACTGGTCCAACAATCCCATTCTCGGAGCTGGGTTCATTGTGTTTGAAATGTGTGCGAAGATCAGCTGGATCGCCCGCAAGGAAGTACTCACAATCGAGGACTCGCAGAATATCAAGTCGTACATCCGAGCCCTCGAAATATGGTCCGTCCCAGACATTCAAAAGACACACATGACCGATGAGCTCGAGTACCACAGCTTCATGCAGCACATGTACGCCTCCCGGGTGATGCGACAGGCCGTCATTCTGCTAGCCAAGAAACTGCTCAACCCAGACCTCCAGGAAACATCAGAGGAGGTTGTAGGACACGTGACCGCGGCCGTTGAGGAGCTTAAGTCCATCGAGCTCGGCTCCTACGTGTCCTGTATCATTGGCTGGGCCATGGCCATCGCCGGATGTGCCGCCACGGAAAAAACACACCGAGAGCTGTTCAAGTTCCGCGTCGAAAAGTTTGGTGAAAACTCCAGAGCCGCCATCTTCAGACAAGTTATGAAGCTTTATGGGCTGGCCTGGGGCCTGGGAGAGgaccagaaggagctgggaCTGGACATTATTTATGAGAGAGACGTGCTGGAGAGTATGGCTTTGTAGGATGGCCACcatgtattgtactttAACTAATGTATTTATTCACTATTGTACTGACAATATCTTCAGTCTTGTTCAAATCATATCTTTCTTATATACACGTCATCTATGTCATTACTGCCATAGTGTACAAGCACACCGCCTAcgctcgtactcgtctAGTTAACCCAGTCAAGAACCTTGGGCTCGTTAGGATCAGGCTTGGTCTTTCGCTgcatcacctccttgaccttctcgCTCACACCAGGCTTACCAGAGTACTTGTTAGTAAAGTGGTTGACAACCTCGGCAGGGGAAGCCTTGTAATCCGACGATCGGGTCTCGCCCTTGATGTACTGCTCAATTTCCACCTCTCGGGGCAAGCCAAAGTTCCAGGGGTACTGCTTGTAGGTATCGTTGATgaccacctccatctcgtcgtTCTTGGAGCCGGGTCGCTTCTGGATAAACGACTTGACAATCTCGGGAGTCACGCcctcgaaagaagaaggctccCACTGGGGCTCTCGGGCAGGCTTGTCAATGAGCTTGGCGGTGACACCTTCAATGAACTCTCGAGAGTGCATAAAGTTCTCGGCGTAATTGCACTCATCGTTGAACACGGACTGAATGTCCTGGTTTCGGCCTCGTCGCAGAGCGGCAAGAGTCACCTTGACAGAGGTAGGGGATCGCTCGCCCAGGAGCTTGATGATCTTCTCACCAGCCTCACCCTCCTGCTTCAGAGCTGCCACAATGTCCTCAATGGCGTCGTACTTGAAGGTTCGGTCGATCAGAGCTCGGAACTCGCCGCCGTACTGGAACTTGAAGTTGGCAGGCACCTCCGAGTAGTCGTTGAGCAGTGCGTTGAGCTGGGAGTACAGCTCGGTGGCGTCTCGGCCCTTGGGGATGTCCAGAGAAGCgatggccttctccagatcGTCTAGTCGAGCGGAGGGGATGTAGTGGGTGGCGAAGCCGGCAGCCACAGCCTCGTAGCCCTTGAGTCGGGACGAGGTCAGAGCCAGGAAGGTTCCAAGCTCTCCGTCGAGTCGGGGCAGGAAAAAGGTGCCGCCAACGTCGCAGAAGAAACCAATTGAGGTCTCGGGCATGGCCGAGAGGGTGGTTTCAGTGGCCACTCGGAAGGGAAGGTGCATGGAGACACCCAGACCTCCACCCATGGTGATGCCATGGTTGAGCGCAATCACGGGCTTGGGGTAGACGGATAGCAGGAAGTCCATGGCGTATTCCGtgcagaagaagtctcTGGATTGCTCAATGCCCTGGGCGCCTGCAGCGTTCTGCTTGGCAAGAGTAGCCACGTCACCTCCGGCACAGAAAGCCTTGTTGCCGGAGCCCTTGAACAGCACGACATTGGCGGAGTCGGATTTGAGCCACTCCTTGAGGCGGGGGAAGATGGCTCGGCACATGGGGTCGTCCAGAGCGTTGAGTTTCTTGGGCCGGTTGAGGGTGATGGTCCGGGTGGTGCCGTTGTCGCTGAAGAGTACAGGCGACTCCTCGGCAGCCGCCGTGGTCTGTGACATGAATCGGGTGTTGATTTGAGCTCGCAGGGGCATTCTAGTTCGGGCTAGTGTTCGCAACATGTTGGGTGTGCTGGGTTAGCTTAGTCTTTTAAGGTCCCCATGTTGGGTGGTTAGGGTAGGCTGTATTGTGGTGGGGTAATCCAAGGCGGAGATAAACAGGTGAGATGGTTCGTGGGGGGCGCACAGGACATAAGCACAGACAAGAGACAGCGGTCAAACGCACCGAGTCGATTTCGCGTGCTGGTTTGTGGCccctgtctgtgtctgtctaTGCATCATTGTTCTTAGCACTGGCGTCTAGTGTCTAGTGTCAAGTAGCTAATGTGGCTTGGACCGTCcgtctgagtctgagtctgatTGTGTCTACTCACATTGTGATGTGTGTCGCACTGTCGTGTACAAGGTCAAGTAGTGGTGGTTTGGAAACACCCCATTAAGTATCTCTGAGCCACCACCTCCCTCCCACAACTCGGCCGAACGTCGGAGCTCTCTTTGTGTCCCTTCCTGTACAGTGTGTGGGGTAGACAGACACACAGCAATGTCTCCAGGCACGGGGGTATTTGATTGAACCGGTTCGCGCAATGCGGGCAAAAAAGAGCCGACCACAATGCGACACGACACGTTTCCAGAGACTTCAGCACTTTTCTCCATCACAGCTCAATTCCGCCTCAAGATGGAGACGTTTGCAACACCAGGGGTTGTATGATGTACCACTCAATGTGAGCAGAATTGCTTTCAATCTTGCTCGTGGACTTGTATAAAGAAGATCAGAGCTGCTACCAGCTCTTTCCCTCGTTGCTCTTGTccctcatcctcctctttGATACTCACGCTCGGTCTGTGATCGGAGGAACAAATTATTTTACCTTTGAAGTTGATTGTGGAACTGCATCCAAATTTTACCCGTGCCCGAGAGATGGATGTGGGTTCGATTTCGGGTCGACTCAATTTAACGCGATATATTTCATGTGCGAAACAGACGAAAGATACGACGAACAAGTGAAAAGACATGGGAAAGACGTTGAAAAGTAACATCAAATTACTGCAACACATCAAACGACTGAATTTCTCTACCGTTGTTGAGGTCATTTGGCCATACCTCCTCAATCAATGGGCCTAAGAAGACACCAGAAATCTCTGAAAAAGGACCTTACAACTCTGAAATTTGAACTGAAAAGAACACAATTGTACAAGATACAAAATTTCCATCGTTCAGGACTTTAACCTCCTCAACACCCCCATTCAATCGCCCATTACAATCACACCTCGTATCAATCACTGCTCCACTCTTACTATACAAAACCTTGGGAGAGCACAAACCAAGAGCAATTCGACAAACCGAGAGCAATTCGACACTATAAGTACGGTAAACACAGAGTCGTTGCGCTTCCACACGGTCCCTAAAGACCCCAGATGTCTGATAGTGTCTTCAGGTCCGTCCAGCCCAACCTCACAATGTCGTCCAGAACTCGTTCAAATGAGAATATTCCAGACTGGAACCGGGAATGTGCACTTTCAAAGCCAAATTAAACTGACAGTAAGAAGCTCAGCCTGTTCGTGATGGTCCAACTACCTCATCAAGGGACCTCCATGGTGACATTCATTTATAGCCGATTGATTAGTCAGCGAGAGTTTAATACCTTTTATGGTTCTCggctctctctcttttgTTCCGTGGAAAAGAGGACTTCAAAATAGGCATGCTAGGTCCGTTTTCGACGCAAAAAAAGTACATGAATATGTTCAACAGGCGACAACAATTATATGTACACGTTTAAATCCCCTCTATTCCCCCCACGCAACCCTCAAATCAACATGGTCTACAAAAGCATGAATAGCTCGATACCCCAACTCTAATAATAAATTAAGGTCTGATACTCCTTGAATGTCATGTCATCGATTATTTGCCCTTGTAGATAGACGCGTGATTTACCCAGACTCGACTCGACGCTGGACAAGAACCcgacgaagatgagcaCCGAGACACAAAACGAGGTGCGTTCgcgccacgtgaccaccgCCAATGAGCAGCACCCGAAAATCCATTCTGCCGGCCCCGTTTCCGAGGCGGACTTCTTTTGGACCTACCAGGAGGAGCCCCATAGATCTCGACGGATGGAGATCATCAAGGCGCACCCTGAGGTGACCAAGCTGACTGGACACGAGCCCCTGACCAAGTGGGTGGTTCTTGGAGTGGTTTCTCTGCAGTTTACATGTGCCTACCTGCTTCGAAACAGTCCCATTTTGAGCTGGCCGTTTCTGATCACAGCTTACGTGATTGGAGCCGTGTGCATCCAGAACCTGTTTCTGGCGATCCACGAGCTGTCCCACAACCTGGGTTTCAAGAAGCCGATCCACAACAAGCTGTTTTCCATTTTTGCAAACGCCCCTATCGGAATCCCCTACAGCGCCGGCTTTGGACCCTACCATCTGCTACATCACAAACATCTGGGCGACTTCCGGTTCGACACAGACCTGCCAACTCCCCTGGAGGCTGCACTGTTTAGCAATGTTGCCGGCAAGGCGTTTTTCGCAACCTTTCAGCTCTTCTTCTACGCCATCCGACCCATCTGTGTCGCCCAGTTGCCCTTCTCGATCATCCACTTTCTCAACATTGCCGCCCAGGTGGCTGTTGACGTGGCCGTGATCAAATTCTGGGGAATGCAGTCCTTCTGGTACCTTATCATATCGTCCTTCTTTGCCGGTTCGCTTCATCCCGTCGCTGGCCACTTTATCGCCGAACACTACGTCCTGGGAGATAACGTGGACGATGCGGAATCGACCATGAAGGAGTCTGGGTCGGATAAGTTGATGGCCGACAAGAACCGAAACTCCTCTTCGGTCGCACCCCCTGAGACCTACTCCTACTATGGTATCCTTAACCTGGTTACCTACAATGTTGGATACCACAACGAGCACCACGACTTTCCTTTCGTGCCTTGGACTCGCCTGCCGGCTCTTAGAGAAATGGCCAAGGACTTTTACGACCCTCTGCCTCAGGTTAAGAGCTGGAGTATGACCATTGT from Yarrowia lipolytica chromosome 1D, complete sequence encodes:
- a CDS encoding uncharacterized protein (Compare to YALI0D06193g, weakly similar to KLLA-IPF1932.1 Kluyveromyces lactis KLLA0F00572g), which codes for MSSPPRPKPKTSRARPLVRSKTGCLTCRKRKKKCDENHPICKGCQRNQLECVWAVPSTSIPAVSYKPLEMDLAEQQQTQPSIRHGELPHETVPWGSPPPQQQHHHQQHQQHHHQHHQQQQQQQQHLHQQQQQQQQHQQQHQQHQQHQQQQEIFPQNIQMPTYISDPDKQEEMDSNNDQDSPPTLQSTPLQSILTMSRDPTSDITRDMSKLLNSASSDTFYGFMKSHEKRFLEAVMQFNLTESPYSNYAFQFAGLDLQPDTVKLYDRFLTRFVPVITPPHSHPDLSSWAVLIPLVFKSPEILQLSFACGALDLAWHDPDMMKTVQKHYLAAIRALRNKIASREVNGSEDWLFSIVQLLTTFEKHFGSPTSAVVRHLSGAQRVLRERQLKRVYDGGEIFALNKNDRVLMEAFLYNYSVAILFCKKSDLVYLSPPSVFDEFRPYLQVALYETQVYWSNNPILGAGFIVFEMCAKISWIARKEVLTIEDSQNIKSYIRALEIWSVPDIQKTHMTDELEYHSFMQHMYASRVMRQAVILLAKKLLNPDLQETSEEVVGHVTAAVEELKSIELGSYVSCIIGWAMAIAGCAATEKTHRELFKFRVEKFGENSRAAIFRQVMKLYGLAWGLGEDQKELGLDIIYERDVLESMAL
- a CDS encoding mitochondrial 37S ribosomal protein mS47 (Compare to YALI0D06215g, similar to Saccharomyces cerevisiae EHD3 (YDR036C); ancestral locus Anc_3.271, similar to uniprot|Q9C251 Neurospora crassa Related to enoyl-CoA-hydratase), whose translation is MLRTLARTRMPLRAQINTRFMSQTTAAAEESPVLFSDNGTTRTITLNRPKKLNALDDPMCRAIFPRLKEWLKSDSANVVLFKGSGNKAFCAGGDVATLAKQNAAGAQGIEQSRDFFCTEYAMDFLLSVYPKPVIALNHGITMGGGLGVSMHLPFRVATETTLSAMPETSIGFFCDVGGTFFLPRLDGELGTFLALTSSRLKGYEAVAAGFATHYIPSARLDDLEKAIASLDIPKGRDATELYSQLNALLNDYSEVPANFKFQYGGEFRALIDRTFKYDAIEDIVAALKQEGEAGEKIIKLLGERSPTSVKVTLAALRRGRNQDIQSVFNDECNYAENFMHSREFIEGVTAKLIDKPAREPQWEPSSFEGVTPEIVKSFIQKRPGSKNDEMEVVINDTYKQYPWNFGLPREVEIEQYIKGETRSSDYKASPAEVVNHFTNKYSGKPGVSEKVKEVMQRKTKPDPNEPKVLDWVN
- a CDS encoding uncharacterized protein (Compare to YALI0D06237g, similar to uniprot|O59715 Schizosaccharomyces pombe Putative fatty acid desaturase) — its product is MSTETQNEVRSRHVTTANEQHPKIHSAGPVSEADFFWTYQEEPHRSRRMEIIKAHPEVTKLTGHEPLTKWVVLGVVSLQFTCAYLLRNSPILSWPFLITAYVIGAVCIQNLFLAIHELSHNLGFKKPIHNKLFSIFANAPIGIPYSAGFGPYHLLHHKHLGDFRFDTDLPTPLEAALFSNVAGKAFFATFQLFFYAIRPICVAQLPFSIIHFLNIAAQVAVDVAVIKFWGMQSFWYLIISSFFAGSLHPVAGHFIAEHYVLGDNVDDAESTMKESGSDKLMADKNRNSSSVAPPETYSYYGILNLVTYNVGYHNEHHDFPFVPWTRLPALREMAKDFYDPLPQVKSWSMTIVDFIRDDRVSLWCRVKRDEAQMKRLAART